In Anthonomus grandis grandis chromosome 5, icAntGran1.3, whole genome shotgun sequence, the following are encoded in one genomic region:
- the LOC126736225 gene encoding metastasis-associated protein MTA1: MTANMYRVGDYVYFETSSTSPYQIRRIEELNKTPSGNVEAKVMCFYRRRDLPPQLIQLADKHQCALDETNGSPVSDSSLSSEQLGPKQRHQMKHRELFLTRQVETLPATHIRGKCSVTLFNETEALSSYLNKDDMFFYCLVYDPAQKTLLADKGEIRVGTKYQCDIQPLLREGESDQRDLTETETLAWTPHHNLSDRQIDQVLVVSRSVGTFARALDCSSSVKQPSLHMSAAASSRDITLFHAMDTLHRHRYDLADALCSLVPSSGPVLCRDEMEEWSASEANLFEEALLKYGKNFDDIRSDFLPWKTLKNIIEYYYMWKTTDRYVQQKRVKAVEAESKLKQVYIPNYNKPNPAALNNNKGVLNGNSNGSGDTAVSLGGKACESCNVTASTQWYAWGPSHMQCRLCQQCWSYWKKYGGLKIPTRFGDGTEFESSGKKRSGSDLEDEKGMGHRPHRCNIGGCGKEFKLKAHLGRHYATAHGIAVRAGSPRPVMKTRTAFHLLTTPLTRLSRRLCREIMRPRHAARCPSFAINIQAVKQECAAQMAHKTQQEVQLLMMYRKRNRGSVTAIATRLGRSSAVTPQWLILTDKDLLPQPEVVAFPKPPKAADGSLLYERVPNKPEAEKIPLNNMSPSLKRRTYEEMNGIDSSSLNAPPAAKRMAKDPLPISRHLPAMPPVAVPVVLPGSGAGAPLPPTVPLAVPPPSGTTADQYQAMMAAAAAHVGQLAPSNLMMGGGGSQMPRQVAQVNGKPKIAQMTRSGSGRKQVISWMDAPDDLYFRATETNKKIRRQISSLELRRAARKPWRYLKSKLVDQLQVVVLD, encoded by the exons GTGCCTTAGACGAAACGAACGGTAGTCCAGTCTCGGATTCTTCACTTTCCAGCGAGCAGCTGGGTCCCAAGCAGCGTCACCAAATGAAACATAGAGAACTCTTCTTGACCCGACAA gTGGAGACCCTCCCGGCCACCCACATCCGCGGCAAATGTTCGGTGACGCTCTTCAACGAAACGGAGGCGCTCTCCTCGTACCTCAATAAGGACGACATGTTCTTTTACTGCCTAGTCTACGACCCTGCCCAGAAAACACTTTTAGCCGATAAGGGAGAAATACGAGTTGGTACAAA GTACCAATGTGATATCCAACCGTTACTGCGCGAGGGCGAGAGCGACCAGCGCGACCTCACCGAAACGGAAACGTTAGCGTGGACGCCCCACCACAACCTGAGCGACCGACAGATCGACCAGGTGCTGGTCGTGTCACGTAGCGTCGGTACGTTCGCCCGCGCCCTCGACTGTAGCTCGAGCGTGAAACAGCCGTCGCTGCACATGAGCGCGGCCGCCTCCAGTCGCGACATCACGCTCTTCCACGCGATGGACACGCTGCACCGGCACCGGTACGACCTCGCGGACGCGTTGTGCTCCCTGGTGCCGAGCAGCGGTCCGGTACTGTGCCGGGACGAGATGGAGGAGTGGAGCGCCTCGGAGGCGAACCTGTTCGAGGAGGCGCTGCTCAAATACGGGAAAAACTTCGACGATATCAGGAGCGACTTTTTGCCCTGGAAGACTTTGAAGAATATTATCGAGTATTATTATATGTGGAAAACGACTGATAg GTATGTCCAACAGAAACGGGTGAAGGCGGTAGAAGCGGAATCAAAACTCAAACAAGTCTACATTCCCAATTA CAACAAACCGAACCCGGCCGCCCTGAATAACAACAAAGGAGTCCTGAACGGAAACAGCAACGGCAGCGGGGATACCGCCGTATCCCTTGGCGGAAAAGCGTGTGAATCCTGCAACG TGACCGCTTCGACGCAATGGTACGCGTGGGGTCCGTCACACATGCAGTGCCGGTTGTGTCAGCAGTGCTGGAGCTACTGGAAAAAATACGGCGGCTTGAAGATACCGACGCGGTTCGGTGACGGCACAGAGTTCGAAAGTAGCGGAAAAAAACGGTCCGGGAGCGACCTGGAGGACGAGAAGGGCATGGGACATCGCCCCCATCGTTGTAACATTGGCGGATGCGGAAAAG AATTTAAACTAAAAGCCCACCTAGGACGACACTACGCCACCGCACACGGCATAGCGGTGCGAGCCGGTTCTCCCCGGCCGGTAATGAAAACTCGGACCGCGTTCCATTTGTTAACGACCCCGTTGACCCGACTGTCGAGACGCCTCTGTCGTGAAATAATGAGACCGAGACACGCCGCCAGGTGTCCCTCGTTCGCCATCAACATCCAAGCGGTGAAACAAGAATGTGCCGCGCAAATG GCTCATAAAACGCAACAAGAGGTGCAGCTCCTGATGATGTACAGGAAACGAAACCGGGGAAGCGTCACGGCGATCGCCACCCGGTTGGGGAGATCCAGTGCGGTTACGCCGCAATGGTTGATTTTGACCGATAAG GATCTTCTGCCCCAACCGGAAGTGGTGGCTTTCCCTAAACCCCCGAAAGCGGCCGACGGAAGTTTACTGTACGAGCGAGTGCCGAATAAACCGGAAGCGGAGAAGATTCCTCTGAATAATATGTCGCCTTCTTTGAAACGTCGGACGTACGAAGAGATGAATGGTATCGATA gTTCCTCATTAAACGCCCCACCGGCAGCAAAACGAATGGCCAAAGATCCCTTACCGATATCCCGGCACCTGCCGGCGATGCCGCCGGTCGCGGTGCCGGTGGTGTTACCGGGATCGGGGGCGGGGGCCCCGTTACCGCCGACGGTGCCGCTGGCGGTACCGCCGCCGTCCGGCACCACCGCCGACCAGTACCAGGCGATGATGGCGGCGGCGGCCGCCCACGTCGGTCAATTGGCCCCCAGCAACTTGATGATGGGCGGAGGAGGGTCCCAGATGCCCCGGCAGGTGGCGCAGGTCAACGGCAAACCAAAGATCGCGCAGATGACGAGGTCCGGATCGGGGCGTAAGCAGGTCATCAGTTGGATGGACGCCCCCGACGATTTGTACTTTAGGGCCACGGAGACCAATAA aaAAATCCGTCGTCAAATATCGTCGTTGGAGTTGCGACGTGCGGCAAGAAAACCGTGGCGATACCTAAAATCGAAACTAGTCGATCAACTGCAGGTGGTGGTACTCGATTGA
- the LOC126736232 gene encoding tigger transposable element-derived protein 4-like, translating into MDQGIIKNLKQHYRKRIVMKVLAHMEVATPTTVPLLDAIQDLNKTWTLDVKEQTIVNCFRKAGFVKDKVQQDADNWDEDDLVPLSELKTLWTSYRRAINMSDVSFEDYVTIDDNVQTTGFPTDEEILESVIENLVPNKKDPEENEDDGQSEGETVPTPTIDETISAIEKIRCFIISRENIPYEIHNSLNLLEEIRKNGPISHKKNN; encoded by the exons ATGGATCaaggaattataaaaaatttgaagcaacATTATAGGAAGCGGATTGTTATGAAAGTTTTAGCCCATATGGAAGTGGCAACTCCTACAACTGTGCCGTTACTTGACGCAATTCAAGATCTTAATAAAACGTGGACTCTGGACGTAAAAGAACAAACCATTGTTAATTGCTTTAGAAAAGCAGGATTTGTTAAAGATAAAGTTCAACAAGATGCTGATAACTGGGACGAGGATGACCTTGTTCCATTATCTGAATTAAAAACCCTGTGGACCTCATACAGAAGGGCTATAAACATGAGTGATGTTTCATTTGAAGACTATGTGACGATTGATGATAATGTACAAACAACAGGTTTTCCAACTGATGAAGAGATCCTAGAAAGCGTAATAGAAAATcttgttccaaataaaaaag ACcctgaagaaaatgaagatgatGGCCAAAGCGAAGGTGAGACTGTTCCGACACCTACAATTGACGAGACGATTTCTGCTATTGAAAAGATAAGATGTTTTATTATATCCAGAGAAAATATTCCATATGAAATacacaattctttaaatttattagaagaaataaggaaaaatggaccaatttcacacaaaaaaaataactga